A region from the Xenopus laevis strain J_2021 chromosome 4S, Xenopus_laevis_v10.1, whole genome shotgun sequence genome encodes:
- the grm2.S gene encoding metabotropic glutamate receptor 2 isoform X1 — protein MASLLWALLLLPVLETDSGGGPPRPEIRVDGDFVIGGLFPVHEKGGPGAECGRMNEHRGLQRLEAMLFALDAINRDPHLLPGLHLGAHILDTCSKDTYALEQALELVRGSLTRADGPQHLCPDGSYAIHGESPTAISGVIGGSYSDVSIQVANLLRLFQIAQISYASTSAKLSDKSRYDFFARTVPPDFYQAKAMAEILRYFNWTYVSTVASEGDYGETGIEAFEQEARARNICIATSEKVGRSMNKKTFAGVIRALQQKPSARVVVLFTKIEDARELLAAAQELNVSFMWVASDGWGALESVVLGSEQVAEGAITIELASYPLMEFSEYFQSLHPDNNTRNPWFREFWENKFQCRLSSPECSEHSLRQVKFEQESKIMFVVNAVYAMAHALHNMQHAICPNSTHLCVNMNPPNGKRFYRDYILNVKFNAPFPPPDTKSTVRFDKYGDGIGRYNIFNFQNTGGRYHYQKVGYWAEELTLNTSLIPWAKNAVPVSQCSDPCKKNEVKSMQPGDVCCWICIACQPYEFLLDEFTCKDCGMGYWPSLDLTGCYELPQEYIRWGDAWAVGPVCLSCLGLLSTLYVIGVFVQNNNTPIVKASGRELCYILLCGVLLCYAMTFIFISKPSTSVCTLRRLGLGTSFAICYSALLTKTNRIARIFSGARDGVQRPRFISPASQVGICLVLISCQLLVVVIWLLFEPPGTRKDTAPDKRYIVTLKCNSGDGSMLISLSYNVLLVLLCTLYAFKTRKCPENFNEAKFIGFTMYTTCIIWLAFLPIYFVTSSDYRVQTTTLCVSVSLSGSVVLGCLFTPKLHIIIFQPQKNVTSHRIATNRFSATGPGGAHGSAVQYVPTVCNGREVVDSTTSSL, from the exons ATGGCCTCATTGCTTTGGGCTCTCCTTCTTCTCCCAGTGTTAGAAACTGATAGTGGTGGTGGCCCTCCTCGGCCAGAAATCCGTGTGGATGGAGATTTTGTGATTGGTGGGCTCTTCCCAGTGCATGAAAAGGGTGGACCTGGGGCTGAATGTGGGCGGATGAATGAACACCGTGGTCTGCAACGATTGGAGGCCATGCTATTTGCCTTAGATGCCATTAACAGAGATCCACACCTTCTTCCGGGGCTTCATCTTGGGGCCCATATTCTGGATACCTGCTCCAAAGACACATATGCACTAGAGCAAGCCCTGGAGCTAGTTCGAGGCTCTCTGACACGTGCTGATGGGCCTCAGCACCTTTGTCCTGATGGGTCTTATGCCATCCATGGGGAGTCGCCTACTGCAATCAGTGGAGTGATCGGTGGCTCATACAGTGATGTATCCATCCAG GTTGCCAACCTTTTGAGGCTCTTCCAGATTGCACAGATTAGCTATGCCTCCACCAGTGCCAAACTAAGTGACAAATCCCGCTATGATTTCTTTGCACGCACAGTCCCCCCTGACTTCTACCAGGCTAAAGCCATGGCGGAGATCCTTCGCTACTTCAACTGGACCTATGTCTCCACTGTTGCATCTGAGGGTGACTATGGTGAAACAGGTATAGAGGCATTTGAGCAGGAGGCCAGAGCCCGTAACATCTGCATCGCCACTTCTGAAAAAGTTGGAAGGTCCATGAACAAGAAAACCTTTGCTGGTGTAATTAGGGCACTGCAACAGAAACCCAGTGCTCGAGTGGTTGTTCTCTTCACAAAGATAGAGGATGCACGAGAGTTGTTAGCTGCTGCTCAGGAGCTTAATGTTTCCTTCATGTGGGTGGCCAGTGATGGTTGGGGTGCATTGGAGAGTGTAGTGCTTGGCAGTGAGCAGGTGGCAGAAGGGGCCATCACTATAGAGTTGGCGTCTTACCCTCTCATGGAGTTCTCTGAGTATTTCCAGTCACTGCATCCTGACAATAACACTCGCAACCCTTGGTTCcgggaattctgggaaaataaaTTCCAGTGTCGCCTTTCATCTCCAGAGTGTTCTGAACATTCACTGCGACAGGTTAAGTTTGAACAGGAGTCCAAGATCATGTTTGTGGTTAATGCGGTGTACGCCATGGCCCATGCCTTGCACAACATGCAACATGCCATATGTCCGAACTCAACTCATCTCTGTGTCAACATGAACCCACCCAATGGGAAACGCTTCTACCGTGACTACATCCTGAATGTCAAGTTCAATG ctccgTTCCCCCCTCCGGACACAAAAAGCACAGTCCGATTTGACAAATACGGGGATGGAATTGGTCGCTACAACATCTTTAATTTTCAAAACACAGGAGGTCGTTACCATTACCAGAAGGTCGGGTATTGGGCTGAGGAGCTGACACTCAACACCAGTCTAATCCCATGGGCTAAAAATGCAGTGCCTGTGTCCCAGTGCAGTGACCCTTGTAAGAAGAATGAGGTGAAGAGCATGCAGCCGGGAGATGTGTGCTGCTGGATCTGCATTGCTTGCCAGCCGTACGAGTTCCTCTTAGACGAGTTTACGTGTAAGGACTGCGGCATGGGATATTGGCCAAGTCTGGACTTAACTGGCTGCTATGAGCTTCCCCAGGAGTACATCCGCTGGGGTGATGCTTGGGCTGTAGGCCCGGTTTGTCTTTCCTGCCTAGGCCTTCTTTCTACTCTTTATGTAATTGGGGTGTTTGTGCAAAACAACAACACGCCCATTGTGAAAGCTTCAGGGCGTGAACTTTGTTACATCTTACTGTGTGGGGTGCTTCTTTGCTATGccatgacatttatattcatttcCAAACCATCCACCTCTGTCTGCACCCTTCGTCGACTTGGACTGGGCACCTCTTTTGCAATCTGTTACTCTGCCCTCCTCACCAAGACCAATCGAATAGCCCGCATCTTCAGTGGAGCACGAGATGGTGTCCAGCGGCCTCGTTTTATCAGCCCAGCCTCACAAGTGGGCATCTGCCTGGTTCTCATCTCCTGCCAGCTGCTGGTGGTAGTCATCTGGTTGCTCTTTGAACCTCCTGGAACCCGAAAGGACACCGCTCCAGATAAACGATACATTGTGACGCTGAAATGCAATAGTGGTGATGGGAGCATGTTGATATCCTTGTCTTACAATGTACTGCTTGTATTGCTCTGCACCCTTTATGCATTTAAGACACGCAAGTGTCCAGAGAACTTCAACGAAGCCAAGTTCATAGGCTTTACTATGTATACCACGTGTATTATCTGGCTGGCGTTCCTCCCAATCTACTTTGTGACCTCCAGTGACTATCGG GTTCAGACCACCACTCTCTGCGTTTCAGTCAGTCTGAGTGGCTCGGTGGTACTCGGCTGTCTCTTCACTCCAAAACTCCACATCATTATATTCCAACCACAGAAAAATGTCACCAGTCATCGCATTGCCACCAACCGATTTAGTGCCACTGGGCCAGGAGGAGCTCATG
- the grm2.S gene encoding metabotropic glutamate receptor 2 isoform X2 — MNEHRGLQRLEAMLFALDAINRDPHLLPGLHLGAHILDTCSKDTYALEQALELVRGSLTRADGPQHLCPDGSYAIHGESPTAISGVIGGSYSDVSIQVANLLRLFQIAQISYASTSAKLSDKSRYDFFARTVPPDFYQAKAMAEILRYFNWTYVSTVASEGDYGETGIEAFEQEARARNICIATSEKVGRSMNKKTFAGVIRALQQKPSARVVVLFTKIEDARELLAAAQELNVSFMWVASDGWGALESVVLGSEQVAEGAITIELASYPLMEFSEYFQSLHPDNNTRNPWFREFWENKFQCRLSSPECSEHSLRQVKFEQESKIMFVVNAVYAMAHALHNMQHAICPNSTHLCVNMNPPNGKRFYRDYILNVKFNAPFPPPDTKSTVRFDKYGDGIGRYNIFNFQNTGGRYHYQKVGYWAEELTLNTSLIPWAKNAVPVSQCSDPCKKNEVKSMQPGDVCCWICIACQPYEFLLDEFTCKDCGMGYWPSLDLTGCYELPQEYIRWGDAWAVGPVCLSCLGLLSTLYVIGVFVQNNNTPIVKASGRELCYILLCGVLLCYAMTFIFISKPSTSVCTLRRLGLGTSFAICYSALLTKTNRIARIFSGARDGVQRPRFISPASQVGICLVLISCQLLVVVIWLLFEPPGTRKDTAPDKRYIVTLKCNSGDGSMLISLSYNVLLVLLCTLYAFKTRKCPENFNEAKFIGFTMYTTCIIWLAFLPIYFVTSSDYRVQTTTLCVSVSLSGSVVLGCLFTPKLHIIIFQPQKNVTSHRIATNRFSATGPGGAHGRGSSNEHFDRSANSLEQQRPESSAVQYVPTVCNGREVVDSTTSSL; from the exons ATGAATGAACACCGTGGTCTGCAACGATTGGAGGCCATGCTATTTGCCTTAGATGCCATTAACAGAGATCCACACCTTCTTCCGGGGCTTCATCTTGGGGCCCATATTCTGGATACCTGCTCCAAAGACACATATGCACTAGAGCAAGCCCTGGAGCTAGTTCGAGGCTCTCTGACACGTGCTGATGGGCCTCAGCACCTTTGTCCTGATGGGTCTTATGCCATCCATGGGGAGTCGCCTACTGCAATCAGTGGAGTGATCGGTGGCTCATACAGTGATGTATCCATCCAG GTTGCCAACCTTTTGAGGCTCTTCCAGATTGCACAGATTAGCTATGCCTCCACCAGTGCCAAACTAAGTGACAAATCCCGCTATGATTTCTTTGCACGCACAGTCCCCCCTGACTTCTACCAGGCTAAAGCCATGGCGGAGATCCTTCGCTACTTCAACTGGACCTATGTCTCCACTGTTGCATCTGAGGGTGACTATGGTGAAACAGGTATAGAGGCATTTGAGCAGGAGGCCAGAGCCCGTAACATCTGCATCGCCACTTCTGAAAAAGTTGGAAGGTCCATGAACAAGAAAACCTTTGCTGGTGTAATTAGGGCACTGCAACAGAAACCCAGTGCTCGAGTGGTTGTTCTCTTCACAAAGATAGAGGATGCACGAGAGTTGTTAGCTGCTGCTCAGGAGCTTAATGTTTCCTTCATGTGGGTGGCCAGTGATGGTTGGGGTGCATTGGAGAGTGTAGTGCTTGGCAGTGAGCAGGTGGCAGAAGGGGCCATCACTATAGAGTTGGCGTCTTACCCTCTCATGGAGTTCTCTGAGTATTTCCAGTCACTGCATCCTGACAATAACACTCGCAACCCTTGGTTCcgggaattctgggaaaataaaTTCCAGTGTCGCCTTTCATCTCCAGAGTGTTCTGAACATTCACTGCGACAGGTTAAGTTTGAACAGGAGTCCAAGATCATGTTTGTGGTTAATGCGGTGTACGCCATGGCCCATGCCTTGCACAACATGCAACATGCCATATGTCCGAACTCAACTCATCTCTGTGTCAACATGAACCCACCCAATGGGAAACGCTTCTACCGTGACTACATCCTGAATGTCAAGTTCAATG ctccgTTCCCCCCTCCGGACACAAAAAGCACAGTCCGATTTGACAAATACGGGGATGGAATTGGTCGCTACAACATCTTTAATTTTCAAAACACAGGAGGTCGTTACCATTACCAGAAGGTCGGGTATTGGGCTGAGGAGCTGACACTCAACACCAGTCTAATCCCATGGGCTAAAAATGCAGTGCCTGTGTCCCAGTGCAGTGACCCTTGTAAGAAGAATGAGGTGAAGAGCATGCAGCCGGGAGATGTGTGCTGCTGGATCTGCATTGCTTGCCAGCCGTACGAGTTCCTCTTAGACGAGTTTACGTGTAAGGACTGCGGCATGGGATATTGGCCAAGTCTGGACTTAACTGGCTGCTATGAGCTTCCCCAGGAGTACATCCGCTGGGGTGATGCTTGGGCTGTAGGCCCGGTTTGTCTTTCCTGCCTAGGCCTTCTTTCTACTCTTTATGTAATTGGGGTGTTTGTGCAAAACAACAACACGCCCATTGTGAAAGCTTCAGGGCGTGAACTTTGTTACATCTTACTGTGTGGGGTGCTTCTTTGCTATGccatgacatttatattcatttcCAAACCATCCACCTCTGTCTGCACCCTTCGTCGACTTGGACTGGGCACCTCTTTTGCAATCTGTTACTCTGCCCTCCTCACCAAGACCAATCGAATAGCCCGCATCTTCAGTGGAGCACGAGATGGTGTCCAGCGGCCTCGTTTTATCAGCCCAGCCTCACAAGTGGGCATCTGCCTGGTTCTCATCTCCTGCCAGCTGCTGGTGGTAGTCATCTGGTTGCTCTTTGAACCTCCTGGAACCCGAAAGGACACCGCTCCAGATAAACGATACATTGTGACGCTGAAATGCAATAGTGGTGATGGGAGCATGTTGATATCCTTGTCTTACAATGTACTGCTTGTATTGCTCTGCACCCTTTATGCATTTAAGACACGCAAGTGTCCAGAGAACTTCAACGAAGCCAAGTTCATAGGCTTTACTATGTATACCACGTGTATTATCTGGCTGGCGTTCCTCCCAATCTACTTTGTGACCTCCAGTGACTATCGG GTTCAGACCACCACTCTCTGCGTTTCAGTCAGTCTGAGTGGCTCGGTGGTACTCGGCTGTCTCTTCACTCCAAAACTCCACATCATTATATTCCAACCACAGAAAAATGTCACCAGTCATCGCATTGCCACCAACCGATTTAGTGCCACTGGGCCAGGAGGAGCTCATG